taaaaagcattaTAACACCTCAGCATGCCAGACAAGATACACAGACTACTGAAGGTGAAAAATATAAATGGCCAGTTTGTGCACACCAGAATAGccataatcaaaaagacaataacaacTGTTGGAAAGTATGCAGAGAAATTGCTGCACTGTTGGAAAGAATGCGAAGTGGCGCATTTacttgaaaacagtttggcagttcctcaaaatgttaaacatatagTTACCTTTTGACATGGAAATTCAACTCCTATGTAtctattcaaaagaaataaaagcacatgtTCACACATGCACAATAATTGTATACATgcatgttcatagtagcattattcataatattacCAAAAGTGGAgacaccccaaatgtccatcaactgatgaatgaataaacaaaatatggtatctCCATACAATGGGATTGTTATTATTCAACACCAAAgtggaatgaagtactaatacagactacaacatggacaaacctGAAAATCATTactctaaatgaaagaagccagttgcAAAATATCTTACATTGtctgatcccatttatatgaaatgttctgGACAGGCAAATCTCTAGGGACGGAAAGCAGATTCGTGGTTGCCTACAGCTGTAGGGAGGGTAGGGGATGGAGAGTGACTAAGGAGTGAGAGGTTTCTTTTTGGCATGATGTTCTGAAATGAGACTGTGGTGATAATTGCACAACTTGCTTAATACCTTGctgagaaaatagaatatattggGAGTTCTCTCAATTTTCTGTCCCCAAACCCACACACTGGATGGCAAATGTACTTCTAATGACCTGTGCTGTGGTCACTTTCTACCCAAGTccaatctcttcatttattttccaggTCCTATCTTTAACCACCTTCTAGGGGCTTCACATTGAGTTAATCCTCTCTTTGGTATCtcacttttcttcctctctgttgaATATTAcaaatcagcattttaaataagttCAATTTTCTCTAggcttaaaaaaaaccctatcgAGTCTCAATTTTCCTAAAGATACCATCAATTTCTTTTCTAGCTAAATTTGAAAGGATTGTCATTTTTACTTCCTTATCCTTCTTGCTTTTCAACCAAGCACAATCTGATTTCACTGTGAGCACACCCAAAACTGCTATTGTAAAGGAGATTGACGTTTTCTGTAAAAGTTAGGTAAGGTTATAACTACCCAGTGGCTTGTAAAAGTGTGTTATCTCCTTCTAACAGTTCAAGTGTAAATGACTGGGTAGATGAGCCAGCTTTGCTCATTAAAATCCTTCCAGAACCAATTTGTGTTGCAAGTAATTGTTCCTACATTCCCTACTGCAGTATCATAATCCTCATGATGGTCGGTAGCCTCGTCACTGCCACATCTAGCTTCTAGttggctgggagggaggaaacCCATCCAGATGTCTTCTATTCTAGACCTGGGAATGGCAAACAAAAATTCGATTCATAACATTAGTGAGAACTTAATTCAATTGGCCACACATAACTACTGCGTGCAATGCTATTACTATAAAGGGAGCAGGTTTTGGCAGATGTCTATTAGAATCCTCCACAAGGACCGTCTTCTTAATCCTATCGACGATTTTAAGGTTTATTGGGGGGGGACAGTTTCTGAAGCATTTACTACCATTGATCTTCCTCATCTCCTTGAAGTGCTATTTGCTTTTGGTTTCATGATTCTGAATCCAGggccttctttgtctttttaaagatactttattTGCTCTCTCCTCTAACGAAGGTGTTTTTTTCAGAGTTCTATGCTGAGCCTCTTCAGTTGTTACCTGACATACTTTTGCTTGGTTATCATAGAGTTCTCACAGTTCAACCACCATATATATGCTGGTGAAACCCAAAGTCCATAACTACCCCAGTTTGTATCCTATGCTTCagttatatatgtacatacaacTCTAACATAGGCACATGCATGTGTGAACACACATACCTATATCCCAGAGGCACTTACCTCAATATCAGCATATCCAAAATTGACTTCCTCTTTTTTCACTTCAATCTTTTTTGTTCCTCAGTGTTCCTTGTCTTAGAGAATGACACGGCTATCTATCCAGTTGTCTAATCCAGGGGTGTTTTAATCATCCTtgtgtctttcctctttttctccccatgcAACCCATCAGTCACCAGATCCTACGTATCTTTCTAATcatccctcttctctccatccaCAGCAGCATTACCCTTAACCGGGCTGCCATTATCTTCTAACCAGTGTCTCTGATTCCAGTCATTCCTCCTGAAATTGATTCTCTATACTTCTtctaaactgattttttaaaaatacagatgtaatcatgttaattaaatgtttaaaatcctACAATGTATTTTAGTTGcccataaaatagaattttaaatttgtgatACAACCTGTATAATAATTTAAGTCCTCACCCTGCTTTTTTCCCTcagtctcatttttaaattctcccCTTCTATGCTTTAAAGTTTAAGGCATATTTaacttctctctgttcctcaaaaTGTCTGCCTAAAACACTCCTCCTCCTGTCTTGTTCCTTCAAATCATAGCTTATAGTTTATGACCTTAGGAAAGCTTTTACTGGTGTTCAAAAATCTGggctagattttatttattttttaatagatatttagcACTTACTAAGAACTTTGTAAATTTCAGTTATTAGATTCCTGTGCTAATAATCTTATAATCCTACCATTATCACCcctattttataggtaaggaaacaggcTACATAATTAGCCCAATACTGAAGATAATGAGTAGTAGAACTAGgattctaatataaatattttggttcCAGAATCCATGTTCATGGGCTATGGTGCCTCCTAGGTACAAGATGGCTCTTCTAGATGATTCTATATTACTCTTTACTTATgcatacattgtgaaatatttcaaTTACCTGTCTGCCAAATTTTTAGCCAGTGAACTCCATAGAGGCAAGGATTAAATACGTCTTATTTATTCCATATTCTTACatgagtgttttaaaaatatgtaagtgaaaaaagtaaTGACATTACTAACTATAATTGACCGAATTCAAAAGTATTTACAAGAGTGAAGGAGAGCATATATTTGAAATTCTCAAGAAAtggacttggggcgcctgggtggctcagtcagttaagcgactgccttcagctgaggtcatgatgtcagggtcctggaatccagctccACCTCGGCTCCTGGCTCAGCattgagtctgcttcttcctctccctctgtgatctctctctcaaataaataaaaaaataaataatctttttaaagaagttacttaaaaaataaatggtctaaataaaatattattacttcAGTTCAGGGCATCTGCCCCCCCATACCTCTTCGGTTCAGGACATCTTAATAGAGTCTTGTCAGCATTCAAAACAGCACTAATTACATGCCCTGTATAGaccttgtttggatcctgattcaaacaaaccaaaagtaaaaaaattttagagaaaaatgaggaaaaccaaATACAGACTGGGTATAAGTTATATCAAGGAATTATTGCTAACTTTGATTTGATAATGGTATCgttatattttaaagtctttatcaGAGATATATGATTAAGTACTTAGAGGTAAAGATATATgatatctgggatttgctttaaaatactccagCTGTATTCATGAATTATttgttcaaagagaaaaaaaaaaagattttactgaaaaaaattcatagaaacacaTGGTGGCGCTGCAGGATAAGATGAAATTGGTGCATGGGCAATTCTGTGGGCTTCATTATTCAGGGGAACAGAGACCATTCCAAGCCAATGAAAAGAGAGGTAGTAAACGAGCTTCAACTACTAAAGCTGCTGGAGGGCTATATACCCTCCAGGGGgttcttattataaaaaattgAGTTTCAGTTCCCAAAATTAGGgctgaaatttttttctgcaaaagagGTTGCTGGAAGGATCCATGGAGATCAAAGGCGAGCTCGCTCTGCGGAAAAGGCAAGTCCTGATTCTCTTTGTTTTGCTGGGATTATCTCAGGCAGGTCCTGAATCTGTGCTATATTCTgtggcagaggaaacagaagttGGTTCTTTTGTGGGCAATCTTGCAAGGGATCTAGGGCTTGGGGTGGAGGAGCTATCATCACGGGAAGCCCGGGTAGTGTCGGATGATAATGAAAAGCACTTACAACTTGATTTACTGACGGGGGATTTGCTCCTAAATGAGAAATTGGACCGAGAAGAGCTCTGTGGCTCCACCGAGCCCTGTGTGCTGCATTTTCAGATGGTATTAGAAAACCCTTTACAGTTTTTTCGGGCTGAACTGCATGTCAAAGACATAAATGATCACTCCCCTATGTTTCTAGACaagcaaatacttattaaaatatcaGAAAGTACCAGTATTGGAACCACATTCCTACTGGAGAGTGCCCAAGATTTGGATGTAGGAACCAATAGTCTCCAAAACTACACAATTAGCCCCAATTCTCATTTCTACATTAAAATTCGAGACAGCAGTGATGGAAAGTTATACCCAGAACTGGTCCTGGACAGAGCATTAGATCATGAGGAGGAGCCTGAGCTCACATTAACACTCACAGCACTGGATGGTGGATCTCCACCCAGGTCTGGGACAACTTTGGTTCTCATCAAGGTCTTGGACATCAATGACAACGCCCCTCAGTTTGCTCAGAAGCTCTATGAAGTTCATGTTCTGGAGGACACACCCATTGGTTCATGGATTATCACCATTTTTGCTAACGATTTGGATGCAGGAAATTATGGGAAAATATCATACACATTTTTGCACGCATCAGAAGATATTCgtaaaacatttgaaatcaaTCCAATATCTGGGGAAGTTCATTTGAGATCATGCCTGGATTTTGAAGTAATACAGTTCTACACTATAAGTATTCAGGCAACAGATGGTGGGGGTCTTTCAGAAGAATGTACTCTTCTGGTTAAAGTAATAGATATAAATGATAATCCACCAGAAGTGACCATCTCATCATTTACAAAGTCAATTCCAGAGAATGCCTCAGAGATTCTGGTTGCTCTTTTTAGTGTCCGAGATCAAGACGCTGGGGACAATGGGAGGATAGTTTGCTCTATTCAGGATGAGCTACCCTTTTTTCTGAAGCCAACCTTCAAGAACTTTTTCACTCTAGTTTCGGAAAAAGCACTGGACAGAGAGACAAAATCCGAGTACAAtatcaccatcaccgtcaccgACCTGGGGACCCCCAGGCTGAAAACCCAACTCAACTTAACCGTGACGGTGTCCGACGTCAACGACAACGCCCCCGCTCAGCCAAAGCTCCTACACCCTGCGGGTCCGCGAGAACAACAGCCCCGCCCTGCACATCGGCAGCGTGAGCGCCACCGACAGAGACGCGGGCGCCAACGCCCAGGTCACCTACtcgctgctgctgccgccccacGACCCGCACCTGCCCCTGGCCTCGCTGGTGTCCATCAACGCGGACAACGGGCAGCTGTTCGCGCTCAGGGCGCTGGATTACGAGGCGCTGCAGGCGTTCGAGTTCGGCGTGCGCGCGGCCGACCGCGGCTCGCCCGCGCTCAGCAGCCAGGCGCTGGTGCGCGTGCTGGTGGTGGACGACAACGACAACGCGCCCTTCGTGCTGTACCCGCTGCAGAACGGCTCGGCGCCCTGCACCGAGCTGGTGCCCAGGGCGGCCGAGGCGGGCTACCTGGTGACCAAGGTGGTGGCGGTGGACGGCGACTCGGGCCAGAACGCCTGGCTGTCGTACCAGCTGCTCAAGGCCACGGAGCCCGGGCTGTTCGGCGTGTGGGCGCACAACGGCGAGGTGCGCACGGCCCGGCTGCTGAGCGAGCGCGACGCCGTCAAGCACAGGCTGCTGGTGCTGGTCAAGGACAATGGCGAGCCGCCGCTGTCGGCCAGCGTCACGCTGCACGTGCTGCTGGTGGACGGCTTCTCGCAGCCCTACCTGCCGCTGCCGGACGTGGCGGCGGCCGAGGCCCGGGCCGACCCGCTCACCGTCTACTTGGTCATCGCCTTGGCGTCGGTGTCGTCGCTCTTCCTGGTGTCGGTGCTGGTGTTCGTGGCGGTGCGGCTGTGCAGGAGGAGCCGGGCGGCGTCGGGGGGCGGCTGCGCGGTGCCCGAGGGCCCGTTTGCGGGCCACCTGGTGGACGTCAGCGGGCACGGGGACCCTGTCCCACAGCTACCAGTATGAGGTGTGTCTGAGGGGAGGCTCAGGGACCGGCGAGTTCAAGTTCCTCAAGCCCATTATCCCCAGCCTTCCAGTCCCTGACACTGGTAGAGATATAGGGGGAAATGAGAACTTTAGGAATAGTTTTGGATTCAACATTcaataacataatttatttaaactttgaaTCTTTTGTTACTCTTGACAACATGTGGATCCTTTTTTGCCGATCTGTAATGGATATTAGGTGTACTACAGCTGCATGCATTATCTTTTCTCCCGCCCTCCTCACAAATCTTTATTAGCGGCCATAGTGAAGTGGAAATATAATCTGTGtgttgcctgtttttttttttcaattgtttggtcaaaaatgttatattaatggagttgttgataattttttgttgtgaTAATGGCATTGTTATGCAAGACAATGCTACTAATTATTTGGAGGGGCAAACTGAAGTATTAAGAGTGAATGCTACAGTATATGTAACTTCTGGATATTTTATCAAAGcagagagcaaaaataaaaaatgctgttggatCTGGGTGGAAGTATATTGGATTTTTTTGCACTTACTTTGCGCGTTTTCATCatgaagtgttaaaaaaaaaagatatccctCCATATTTAGTACTAGGATActtatttgcttgctttttatcttgtagtgtttttcaaaaattcaCCAAGTGACAAAATAAAAGTGATCACATTGAAAATTATTGATTTCTTAAGtaattttcctttgttgttgttgtatgcTTTGTGGGGAAGGAACTCTAGATCCTGTGTTTTGTTGATatggctgttttgttttcttcaatacCATGTTCGCtagtttaaatttatattattttacattgctCGTGACTTAACTAGAATGTAGGTCAAGGTATCATTCTGAGCAAAATAACTCTCCATCAGAAGAGTCCGCATAAAAACTtcttaaattgaaatgaaaattcaaaatgttaaagaaatgaattagGTTCACTTTTCCATTGATTTGTAATCCTTAATAATTTGTGGCCTCTCTCTGATATCCACAAAGAAGGAATGGGTCCGTATTTATGGTTTATAGATATCTATGGTGTTACAGGTTATGTCTCTAATATATACGTAGACAGTTTAATGGAAGATTATAGGTAGAGATTTTCATAGCTATAATGTAGTGTGGATATAGAGCTAGTGTGCCttgcatttttgtaatttttctcataaaattagaTATTATAGGCTAGATGGtgtaataaaatagaatttgacATTGAGAAATGGGTGTAACAAATTTCAAGTTCcctaggattctttttttttctttccctcatgaaatttttactggttttattttgttttgcagtaGCTATTTACTGGCTAtgagaatttcatataaatagatacttaataaaattttgaaaaaaatgtttgggcCCTTTTAATCTCTCAGTCTCATAAAAAGTAAATCTTATGCTTCTTATGCACTAATAAGAATAGATAAGaacaggggcacgtgggtggctcagttggttgggcatcggactttgatttcagctcaggtcatgatcttagggtccagggatcaagccccatgtcaggctctgtgctcagcagggaatttgcttgaagattctttccctttccccttgcttcacccctttctccctcagctcctccctgctctctctctttctctaaaataaataaatcttttaagaaaagaatagataAGAACAGAATATCCTATTTG
The Ailuropoda melanoleuca isolate Jingjing chromosome 3, ASM200744v2, whole genome shotgun sequence DNA segment above includes these coding regions:
- the LOC100483912 gene encoding LOW QUALITY PROTEIN: protocadherin beta-14-like (The sequence of the model RefSeq protein was modified relative to this genomic sequence to represent the inferred CDS: inserted 2 bases in 1 codon; deleted 1 base in 1 codon), giving the protein MEIKGELALRKRQVLILFVLLGLSQAGPESVLYSVAEETEVGSFVGNLARDLGLGVEELSSREARVVSDDNEKHLQLDLLTGDLLLNEKLDREELCGSTEPCVLHFQMVLENPLQFFRAELHVKDINDHSPMFLDKQILIKISESTSIGTTFLLESAQDLDVGTNSLQNYTISPNSHFYIKIRDSSDGKLYPELVLDRALDHEEEPELTLTLTALDGGSPPRSGTTLVLIKVLDINDNAPQFAQKLYEVHVLEDTPIGSWIITIFANDLDAGNYGKISYTFLHASEDIRKTFEINPISGEVHLRSCLDFEVIQFYTISIQATDGGGLSEECTLLVKVIDINDNPPEVTISSFTKSIPENASEILVALFSVRDQDAGDNGRIVCSIQDELPFFLKPTFKNFFTLVSEKALDRETKSEYNITITVTDLGTPRLKTQLNLTVTVSDVNDNAPAXSQSSYTLRVRENNSPALHIGSVSATDRDAGANAQVTYSLLLPPHDPHLPLASLVSINADNGQLFALRALDYEALQAFEFGVRAADRGSPALSSQALVRVLVVDDNDNAPFVLYPLQNGSAPCTELVPRAAEAGYLVTKVVAVDGDSGQNAWLSYQLLKATEPGLFGVWAHNGEVRTARLLSERDAVKHRLLVLVKDNGEPPLSASVTLHVLLVDGFSQPYLPLPDVAAAEARADPLTVYLVIALASVSSLFLVSVLVFVAVRLCRRSRAASGGGCAVPEGPFAGHLVDVAGTGTLSHSYQYEVCLRGGSGTGEFKFLKPIIPSLPVPDTGRDIGGNENFRNSFGFNIQ